The following nucleotide sequence is from Natronosalvus caseinilyticus.
CTACCTGCAGACCGAACTCGAGTCCTCGGACGTTCCCTTCCGGGACGTCCGCGGCGAGGGCCTGATGCTCGGTCTCGAGGTGAAACGCGGGGCCAACCGCGTACTTCGGGACCTCGCCCTCGAGCACGAGATTCTCGCCCTGCCCGCGGGCCGAAGCGTCGTTCGGTTGCTGCCGCCGCTGGTCCTCGAGCGCGCACACGCCGACGACCTCGTCGAGGCGCTGTCGGCGATTCTCTCCCCCACACCCGAGCAATGACCCAGGCCACGACAGAGATGGACACGAACGAAACGGACGAGTCGGCGACCGCCGACGAGACCGACGAGACCGACGAAATCGGGACGAGCGCCGCCTCCGACTCGAGTGCAGTTTCGCGCGAGGCGGCCCGCGAGCTACTGATCGACCTCGTCTCGACTCCCTCGCCCTCCGGTGAGGAGGACGCGGCCGCCGCGGTGCTCGTCGACTTCTTCGAAGCCCACGACCGCGAGGTCTGGATCGACGAGGTCGGCAACGTGCGGGCCCCGGCCGACGACGCGGTCCTCCTGACCTCACACGTCGACACCGTGCCGGGGGACATTCCGGTTCGCGTCGAGACGGCCACGAAGGACGACGAAATCGCCGCGGCCGGGGACGACGTCCTCTGGGGTCGCGGCAGCGTCGACGCCACCGGCCCGCTGGCCGCGATGGCCGTCGCCGCCGTCACCACCGGCGTCTCCTTCGTCGGCGTCGTCGGCGAGGAGACGGACTCGCGGGGTGCGCGCCACCTCGTCGCCGACCGGGAGGCGCCCGGTGCCGTGATCAACGGCGAACCCTCGGGCGTCGACGGCATCACGCTCGGCTACCGTGGCTTCCTCGCCGGAACCTACGTCGCGACCAGCGAGTCGGGGCACACCTCCCGGCCCGAGCCGAACGCCATCCAGCAGGCCACTCGCTGGTGGTCGGCCGTCGAGGATGCCTTCGAACCCGACGATTACGAACCGGTGTTCGAGCAGGTGACCGCCAAACCCGTCTCGCTCGAGGGCGGCACCACCGAAGACGGCCTCTCCGTCGAGGCGACCCTCGAGGCCCAGTTGCGCATCCCGCCGAGTCTCGACGCCGACAGCGTCAGGGAGACGGCGGAGGCGGCTCTCGAGGTCGGAACGGTTTCCTGGAAGGAGCCGATTCCGCCGGTGATGGAGAGCCCTCGAACCGAAATCGCGCGGGCGTTTCGCGTCGCTATCCGGACGGAAGGCGGCG
It contains:
- a CDS encoding [LysW]-lysine hydrolase — its product is MTQATTEMDTNETDESATADETDETDEIGTSAASDSSAVSREAARELLIDLVSTPSPSGEEDAAAAVLVDFFEAHDREVWIDEVGNVRAPADDAVLLTSHVDTVPGDIPVRVETATKDDEIAAAGDDVLWGRGSVDATGPLAAMAVAAVTTGVSFVGVVGEETDSRGARHLVADREAPGAVINGEPSGVDGITLGYRGFLAGTYVATSESGHTSRPEPNAIQQATRWWSAVEDAFEPDDYEPVFEQVTAKPVSLEGGTTEDGLSVEATLEAQLRIPPSLDADSVRETAEAALEVGTVSWKEPIPPVMESPRTEIARAFRVAIRTEGGDPRLLRKTGTSDMNIYAGAWDCPMVTYGPGNSDLDHAPDERLSLAEYDRSIAVLERVANTLRGEEA